A stretch of Paraburkholderia phenazinium DNA encodes these proteins:
- the groL gene encoding chaperonin GroEL (60 kDa chaperone family; promotes refolding of misfolded polypeptides especially under stressful conditions; forms two stacked rings of heptamers to form a barrel-shaped 14mer; ends can be capped by GroES; misfolded proteins enter the barrel where they are refolded when GroES binds): MAAKEIVFSDSARSKLVEGVNILANAVKVTLGPKGRNVVLERSFGSPVVTKDGVSVAKEIELADKLQNIGAQLVKEVASRTSDAAGDGTTTATVLAQAIVREGQKYVAAGLNPLDLKRGIDKAVTAAIEELKKISKPTTTSKEIAQVATISANGEESIGQRIAEAIDRVGKEGVITVEDGKSLADELDVVEGLQFDRGYLSPYFINNPDKQVAVLDSPFILLHDKKISNIRDLLPVLEQVAKAGRPLLIIAEDVEGEALATLVVNNIRGILKTVAVKAPGFGDRRKALLEDIAILTGGQVIAEETGLTLEKATLAELGQAKRIEVGKENTTVIDGGGDAKNIEARVKQIRVQIEEATSDYDREKLQERVAKLAGGVAVIKVGGATEIEVKEKKDRVDDALHATRAAVEEGIVPGGGVALIRVRNAIKDLKGSNPDQDAGVKIVLRALEEPLRQIVANAGEEASVVVAKVAQGSGNFGYNAQTGEYGDLVESGVLDPTKVTRTALQNAASVAGLLLTTDATVSEAPKDAPPQSPAGGPGAGGPGFDF, translated from the coding sequence ATGGCAGCCAAAGAAATCGTCTTTAGCGATAGCGCGCGTTCGAAACTGGTCGAAGGCGTCAACATTCTCGCCAATGCAGTGAAAGTCACGCTCGGCCCGAAAGGCCGCAACGTCGTGCTCGAACGTAGTTTCGGTTCGCCGGTTGTGACCAAGGACGGTGTGTCCGTGGCCAAGGAAATCGAGCTGGCCGACAAGTTGCAGAATATCGGCGCGCAACTGGTGAAGGAGGTCGCCTCGCGTACCAGCGACGCCGCCGGCGACGGCACCACCACCGCCACGGTGCTGGCGCAAGCGATTGTCCGCGAAGGCCAGAAATACGTCGCGGCAGGCCTCAATCCGCTGGATCTGAAGCGTGGTATCGACAAGGCCGTGACCGCGGCAATCGAAGAGCTGAAGAAGATCAGCAAGCCAACTACCACGAGCAAGGAAATCGCTCAGGTTGCAACGATCTCGGCGAATGGTGAAGAATCGATCGGTCAGCGTATTGCCGAAGCCATCGACCGTGTCGGCAAGGAAGGCGTGATCACCGTCGAAGACGGCAAATCGCTCGCCGACGAACTGGACGTGGTCGAAGGACTGCAGTTCGATCGTGGCTACCTGTCACCGTATTTCATCAACAATCCGGACAAGCAGGTCGCCGTTCTCGACAGCCCGTTCATTCTGCTGCACGACAAGAAGATCTCGAACATCCGCGATCTGCTGCCGGTGCTCGAGCAGGTTGCCAAGGCAGGCCGTCCGCTGCTGATCATCGCTGAGGACGTCGAAGGCGAAGCACTTGCAACACTGGTAGTTAACAACATCCGCGGCATTCTGAAGACAGTGGCGGTCAAGGCGCCGGGCTTCGGCGATCGCCGTAAGGCCTTGCTCGAAGATATCGCTATCCTGACCGGTGGTCAGGTGATTGCCGAGGAGACCGGTCTCACGCTCGAAAAGGCGACGCTGGCGGAACTGGGCCAGGCCAAGCGCATCGAGGTGGGCAAGGAGAACACCACGGTCATCGACGGCGGCGGCGACGCGAAGAACATCGAAGCGCGTGTCAAGCAGATCCGCGTGCAGATCGAAGAAGCCACCTCCGACTACGACCGCGAAAAGCTGCAAGAGCGCGTCGCCAAGCTCGCAGGCGGCGTGGCGGTGATCAAGGTAGGCGGCGCAACCGAGATCGAAGTCAAAGAGAAGAAGGACCGCGTGGACGATGCGTTGCACGCGACTCGTGCGGCCGTGGAAGAAGGCATTGTGCCGGGCGGCGGTGTCGCGCTGATCCGCGTCAGGAACGCAATCAAGGATCTGAAAGGCAGCAATCCCGATCAGGACGCCGGCGTGAAGATCGTGCTGCGCGCGCTTGAAGAACCGCTACGCCAGATCGTGGCCAACGCGGGCGAGGAAGCGAGCGTGGTAGTGGCGAAGGTCGCGCAAGGCAGCGGCAACTTCGGCTACAACGCGCAAACCGGCGAGTACGGCGATCTGGTGGAATCGGGTGTGCTCGATCCGACCAAGGTCACGCGCACGGCATTGCAGAACGCGGCATCGGTTGCGGGCCTGTTGCTCACCACCGATGCGACCGTGTCTGAAGCACCGAAGGACGCGCCGCCGCAGTCGCCGGCGGGTGGGCCGGGCGCAGGCGGTCCGGGTTTCGACTTCTGA
- a CDS encoding co-chaperone GroES has product MSLRPLHDRVIVKRLDQETKTASGIVIPESAAEKPDQGEVLAVGPGKRDNDGKRIEPDLKVGERVLFGKYAGQQVKVDGTDLLVLREEDIVAVVHQ; this is encoded by the coding sequence ATGAGCCTACGTCCTTTGCATGACCGCGTGATCGTCAAACGCCTCGATCAGGAAACGAAAACCGCTTCGGGCATCGTCATTCCCGAGAGCGCCGCGGAAAAACCCGATCAAGGCGAAGTGCTCGCCGTCGGCCCCGGCAAGCGCGATAACGACGGCAAGCGTATCGAGCCGGACCTGAAAGTCGGCGAGCGCGTGCTGTTCGGTAAATACGCGGGCCAACAGGTCAAGGTCGACGGCACGGATCTGCTCGTGCTGCGCGAAGAAGACATCGTCGCCGTAGTCCACCAATAA
- the soxC gene encoding sulfite dehydrogenase, producing the protein MKKVRDTSPHAADRPTSRGRRRLLGGLAASGLVAAQRAGAAANPLLKPLDIAPWSRTPGAPILEHPYGVPSAHEADVVRRSAKAWPLPGAASSMTPLADLFGTITPNGLVYERHHNGVPDIDPDQHSLVIHGLVREPKLFTMDDLVRLPSESRIHFIECSGNTGGEWNGPSGQPVQLTHGLLSCCEWTGVRLSTLLEEVGGLSTSKDGQGGRGGWVLAEGADAAAMTRSLPLDRILERAMVVYAQNGERLRPENGYPLRLIVPGFEGNTNVKWLRRLKFVDAPLQTREETSRYTSLMANGTARQFAFEMDAKSVITRPSPGHRLSTQGYYPISGLAWSGRGAIRKVEVSTDAGATWQLARLDGTPGDRALTRFQLDWLWQGAPAVILSRATDSTGYVQPTREALVAARGLNSQYHYNAIQQWRVDASGEVRNA; encoded by the coding sequence ATGAAAAAGGTTCGCGACACTTCACCCCATGCAGCCGATAGGCCCACTTCGCGCGGCCGTCGCCGTTTGCTGGGCGGACTCGCCGCGAGCGGTCTGGTGGCCGCACAACGTGCCGGCGCGGCCGCGAACCCGCTGCTAAAGCCACTTGATATCGCACCATGGAGCCGCACGCCGGGCGCGCCGATACTCGAGCATCCCTATGGCGTGCCCTCAGCGCACGAAGCCGATGTGGTGCGTCGTAGCGCGAAGGCGTGGCCGTTGCCCGGGGCCGCTTCGTCGATGACGCCGCTAGCGGACCTGTTCGGCACGATCACGCCGAACGGCCTCGTCTACGAACGGCATCACAACGGTGTGCCGGATATCGATCCCGATCAGCACAGCCTCGTGATTCATGGTCTTGTACGCGAGCCGAAACTGTTCACGATGGACGACCTGGTTCGCCTGCCGTCCGAATCGCGGATCCATTTCATCGAATGTTCCGGCAATACCGGTGGCGAATGGAATGGACCGAGCGGTCAACCGGTACAACTGACACACGGTTTGCTGTCGTGCTGCGAATGGACGGGTGTGCGGCTTTCGACCCTGCTGGAAGAGGTGGGGGGCCTGTCGACGTCGAAAGATGGGCAAGGTGGACGCGGCGGCTGGGTGCTGGCGGAGGGCGCGGATGCCGCGGCAATGACGCGCAGCTTGCCGCTCGATCGCATCCTCGAGCGCGCCATGGTGGTCTATGCGCAGAACGGCGAGCGTTTGCGCCCGGAAAACGGTTATCCGCTGCGCCTGATCGTGCCGGGCTTCGAAGGCAATACGAACGTCAAATGGCTGCGCCGCCTGAAGTTCGTCGATGCGCCGCTGCAGACGCGCGAGGAAACCTCGCGATACACGAGCCTGATGGCGAATGGAACCGCGCGGCAGTTCGCATTCGAAATGGATGCGAAGTCCGTGATCACGCGGCCTTCGCCGGGGCATCGTCTGAGCACGCAAGGCTACTACCCGATCAGTGGCCTCGCCTGGTCGGGGCGCGGCGCGATTCGCAAGGTCGAGGTATCGACGGATGCGGGCGCTACGTGGCAACTCGCGCGCCTCGACGGAACCCCGGGCGATCGCGCGCTGACGCGCTTCCAACTGGACTGGTTGTGGCAAGGTGCGCCTGCAGTGATCCTGTCGCGCGCCACGGATTCGACCGGCTATGTGCAGCCTACGCGGGAAGCGCTAGTGGCGGCACGCGGGTTGAACTCGCAGTATCACTACAACGCGATTCAGCAGTGGCGTGTCGACGCGAGTGGCGAGGTGCGAAATGCTTAA
- a CDS encoding c-type cytochrome, protein MLNVLRRTLAPTAFVVASLLASSAHAGYGVGTPLSDQDLAAWNIDIAPDGRGLPAGSGDVATGARVFAAQCAACHGAQGQGLLGDALVGGRGTLASAKPKRTVGSYWPYATTLFDYIRRAMPFTAPESLSADDVYAVCAFLLNQNGIVPPDTRLDARSLPAVKMPNRDGFVADPRPGRL, encoded by the coding sequence ATGCTTAATGTCTTGAGACGTACGCTTGCGCCTACAGCTTTTGTCGTTGCGAGTTTGCTCGCGTCGAGCGCACACGCGGGCTACGGCGTCGGCACACCGTTATCGGACCAGGACCTCGCGGCGTGGAATATTGACATCGCGCCCGACGGCCGTGGCTTGCCCGCAGGCAGCGGCGACGTCGCCACGGGTGCGCGCGTGTTTGCGGCCCAATGTGCCGCATGCCATGGCGCGCAGGGCCAAGGGCTGCTCGGAGATGCGTTGGTGGGTGGTCGCGGTACGCTGGCGAGTGCGAAGCCGAAGCGCACGGTCGGTAGCTACTGGCCCTATGCGACCACGCTGTTCGACTATATTCGTCGTGCAATGCCCTTTACCGCGCCCGAGTCGCTTTCAGCCGATGACGTCTATGCCGTTTGCGCATTCCTGCTCAACCAGAACGGCATCGTGCCACCGGATACCCGTCTGGACGCACGGTCTTTGCCCGCTGTGAAAATGCCGAACCGCGACGGCTTCGTAGCCGATCCCCGACCGGGACGACTCTGA
- a CDS encoding SDR family NAD(P)-dependent oxidoreductase: MTDAVGQGDAHKRVAWIAGVGASAGLGAALARRFAREGFSVAVTGRSRERLDALVDEIRGTGGHALAFPGDVTSESDLIAIARQLAETGTLEAAIFNAAGGIRVPTLELTGEQFEAAWRVTTLGGFLFARAALPALLAAGRGSLLFTGATASLRGRPPFAAFASAKAALRSLAQSLAREFGPKNIHVAHVVIDGGIDGERLRTSAPQRVAESGADGLLNPDDIAEAYWHLHQQRRSAWSQEIDLRPFSESF; this comes from the coding sequence ATGACCGACGCTGTCGGGCAAGGCGATGCGCACAAGCGTGTCGCGTGGATTGCCGGTGTGGGAGCGAGCGCTGGACTCGGTGCGGCGCTTGCGCGCCGTTTTGCTCGCGAGGGCTTTAGCGTTGCCGTGACGGGCCGTTCGCGTGAGCGGCTCGATGCCCTCGTCGATGAAATTCGCGGTACGGGTGGTCATGCTCTGGCATTCCCCGGCGACGTCACAAGCGAGAGTGACCTGATCGCAATTGCAAGGCAACTTGCTGAGACAGGCACGCTCGAAGCGGCAATTTTCAATGCCGCTGGCGGGATACGTGTGCCGACGCTCGAATTGACTGGCGAGCAGTTTGAAGCGGCGTGGCGCGTCACGACGCTCGGCGGCTTCCTGTTCGCCCGGGCGGCGCTGCCTGCGCTGCTGGCCGCGGGCCGAGGTTCGCTGCTGTTCACGGGTGCGACCGCTTCGTTGCGCGGCCGTCCGCCATTTGCCGCATTTGCCTCTGCCAAGGCCGCTTTGCGCTCACTCGCGCAGAGTCTCGCGCGCGAGTTCGGGCCAAAGAATATTCATGTTGCGCACGTGGTGATCGATGGAGGCATCGACGGCGAGCGGTTGCGTACGTCGGCACCGCAGCGGGTTGCCGAAAGCGGTGCGGATGGTCTGCTCAATCCCGACGATATCGCCGAGGCCTATTGGCATCTCCATCAGCAGCGGCGCAGCGCATGGTCGCAGGAAATCGATCTGCGGCCGTTCAGCGAATCGTTTTAA
- a CDS encoding porin, producing the protein MKKTSVALLALGAFAGAAHAQSSVTLYGIVDAGILFNNNVKGLHEYALSQANSSRWGLKGTEDLGGGLSAIFTLESGYTTGTGALAQGGLEFGRKAFVGLSSTTFGTLTAGRQYSASNDLTSVFASGADWAASGLAYGTRAADVDNVDTSNRVQNSLKYISPNYNGLQAGALYSLGGQAGDFTKNSVIDAAVSYANGPLHLGAGYTFVKDPYYATYGNQGNSSTPTTTASASATDNMNNKIYGGYASAGSQQIIVAGGSYAIGPATVGLLYSNTQFGNLGSVTAIGQISAPKYTGNATFNSGEVNLKYQVNPALLLAAAYIYTHNSGADDVGSAKYNQFNLGAIYSVSKRTSFYAIGFFETASGIDSTGKKAVADLSSSTYSADNHQLAAIVGITHRF; encoded by the coding sequence ATGAAAAAGACCTCGGTGGCACTACTCGCTCTTGGCGCGTTTGCCGGCGCCGCACATGCACAAAGCAGCGTGACCCTGTACGGTATCGTCGACGCGGGTATTCTTTTCAATAACAACGTCAAAGGCTTGCACGAATACGCACTCTCGCAGGCAAACTCGTCGCGCTGGGGCTTGAAGGGCACGGAAGACCTGGGTGGCGGTCTGTCGGCAATCTTCACCCTTGAAAGCGGCTACACCACGGGCACGGGCGCACTCGCCCAAGGTGGCCTGGAATTCGGCCGTAAAGCCTTCGTCGGCTTGAGCAGCACCACGTTCGGTACGTTGACGGCTGGCCGTCAATACTCGGCCAGCAACGACCTGACCTCTGTGTTCGCATCCGGCGCCGATTGGGCCGCTTCGGGCCTCGCCTACGGCACTCGCGCCGCCGACGTCGACAACGTCGATACGTCGAACCGCGTCCAGAACTCGCTCAAGTACATAAGCCCGAACTACAACGGTCTGCAAGCAGGCGCGCTGTACAGCCTGGGCGGTCAGGCTGGCGACTTCACGAAGAACTCGGTGATCGACGCGGCAGTCTCGTATGCGAACGGTCCGCTCCACCTCGGCGCAGGCTACACGTTCGTGAAGGATCCGTACTACGCGACCTACGGCAACCAGGGCAATTCGTCGACGCCGACGACTACGGCTTCGGCGAGCGCAACCGACAACATGAACAACAAGATCTACGGCGGCTACGCTTCGGCGGGTTCGCAGCAGATCATCGTGGCAGGCGGTTCGTATGCAATCGGACCGGCAACCGTCGGCCTGCTGTACTCGAACACGCAATTCGGCAACCTGGGTTCGGTCACCGCCATCGGCCAGATCTCGGCTCCGAAGTACACGGGCAATGCAACGTTCAACTCGGGCGAAGTCAACCTGAAGTACCAGGTGAACCCGGCTCTGCTGCTGGCAGCCGCGTATATCTACACGCATAACAGCGGCGCAGACGACGTGGGCAGCGCGAAGTACAACCAGTTCAACCTGGGCGCGATCTACTCGGTATCGAAGCGCACTTCGTTCTACGCGATCGGCTTCTTCGAAACCGCTTCGGGTATCGACTCGACGGGCAAGAAGGCAGTGGCCGATCTGAGCAGCAGCACCTACTCGGCTGACAACCATCAGCTCGCCGCAATCGTCGGCATCACCCACCGCTTCTAA
- a CDS encoding ABC transporter permease — translation MSTQLESVTTRDAVSVKAAVSARTRFSRGAAITWLAALAWFGSAGLTQCWAAADDWPYTRQYLVIKLVLAVLAVAVGVAGWRSRAGEDGKAGDARAAQHNVKPQARVDAWVHAMPWLLALAVGITAWEVLTAQLEWLPRPFFAPPQALIGVYAEDYPRLGSSIAHSFGLLAYGYVLGAATGFVVGVSIGWSKAVGYWVHPVLRLIGPLPATAWLPLAFFFFPSSFSASVFLIALATAFPVAVLTWSGVASVNTAYYDIARTLGARPGFLILRVAIPAALPSVFVGLFMGLGASFSVLIVAEMMGVKAGLGWYLQWAQGWAAYANMYAALFVMALMCSGLVTLLFRVRDRLLGWQKGLLKW, via the coding sequence ATGTCCACCCAGCTCGAATCGGTTACGACGCGCGATGCGGTCAGCGTGAAGGCGGCTGTATCGGCGCGTACCAGGTTTTCGCGTGGCGCGGCCATTACGTGGCTCGCCGCGCTGGCGTGGTTCGGCAGCGCGGGGCTGACCCAATGTTGGGCCGCCGCCGATGATTGGCCTTACACGCGGCAATACCTCGTCATCAAGCTGGTGCTCGCGGTATTGGCTGTTGCCGTCGGCGTGGCCGGGTGGCGCAGCCGGGCGGGCGAAGACGGCAAAGCGGGCGATGCGCGTGCAGCGCAACATAACGTCAAACCGCAGGCGCGCGTCGATGCATGGGTACACGCGATGCCGTGGCTGCTCGCGTTGGCCGTGGGCATCACGGCGTGGGAAGTGCTGACCGCACAACTCGAATGGCTGCCGCGGCCTTTCTTCGCACCGCCGCAGGCGCTGATCGGTGTTTACGCGGAGGACTATCCGCGGCTCGGTTCGAGCATCGCGCATTCGTTTGGTCTGCTTGCCTATGGCTACGTGCTCGGTGCCGCGACCGGTTTTGTCGTGGGCGTCAGTATTGGCTGGTCGAAGGCGGTGGGCTACTGGGTGCATCCGGTGCTGCGTCTCATCGGCCCGCTGCCGGCGACCGCCTGGTTGCCACTGGCTTTCTTCTTCTTTCCATCGAGTTTCAGCGCCAGCGTGTTCCTGATCGCGCTCGCCACCGCGTTTCCGGTAGCTGTATTGACGTGGTCGGGCGTCGCCAGCGTCAACACGGCCTATTACGACATCGCGCGCACGCTGGGTGCGAGGCCCGGGTTTCTGATTCTCAGGGTGGCGATTCCCGCGGCGTTGCCGTCGGTTTTCGTGGGTCTTTTCATGGGACTCGGCGCATCGTTTTCAGTACTGATCGTCGCCGAGATGATGGGTGTGAAGGCCGGGCTCGGCTGGTATCTGCAGTGGGCGCAAGGCTGGGCCGCCTACGCAAACATGTATGCGGCGCTCTTCGTGATGGCGCTGATGTGCTCGGGCCTCGTCACGCTGCTGTTCCGCGTTCGCGACCGGCTGCTCGGATGGCAGAAAGGATTGCTCAAATGGTAG